ACTAAATTCACAATATCTATTGTGGTCGGTTTACCATTTTAGCGAATAACAGTTGAGAAAAATAATCGTTTTTTTACCCACAGAGAAACGAGGTCAGTCATCGTCAGTCATTTTTTACCCTACGACTGCAATAACGGAGGCCGTTACTCCAGTCTCCATCATAAAAACAGTCATTAAATTGTGTCGCATCATCAGTTGGATTCATTCACTGATGATGGGCAACAACCTCGCCTTGATACCGTTTTGTGTAATACACAAATATCATTTTTTAATGCAATGTTAAGAAGGTTTTGATGTCTGTCTTTGGATGGATGACAGTCAAATCCGSTTATTCTGAAAGTGTGGTTTGTTACTGCTGAGATGGCCTGTGAATCAGCGAGGCATGGCTCTCTCTGTTACATACATGTAGTAATGTGCCTTTATGTAGCCTAGTCTGCAATGCCTAGGCACACACAGTATCCATCCAGGAGGCAGTGTAGCTTGTAGTTGAACAAATATGTTAACAACATAATTCATTCCCCAGTTTCAGATACAATTCCTCTAAGAGCATTAGAACTGTGTTTGTAGACTCTGCTCTCAGACCTCCTTTTCCTCTTGACGCTGAACCTGGATGTCTCTGACAGAATATTATGGAAGAAAGACTGTTTTCCCATAGGAGGTTCACAGTACACACATAAAATAGATTTTCAGTGGCATGAAAGAACTGTCTCTACAGGTCTGTACAGTTATCATTCCTTAGTTTGTAAGCAACAATGGATGTTTTCCCTGGACCTGCAAGGAGTCGCGGATCTTGTTATGCTGTTTTGCCAACTACTATATGTTTGTTGTCATGCCATGAATGTAKTTTGGTTCAGGGTTACACTGAGATTCAGGTCAGCATTGTTTAAATTCACATTTTACTATGGATCAGAGCTGAATTGTAACATCTCCTATTCTCCATCTCACAGGTCCATCACCACTTCCTACTATCGTAACTCAGTGGGCGGGCTCCTCGTGTTCGACCTGACCAATCACAACACCTTCGACCACGTGAGGGAGTGGCACAAGGAAGTGAGCGAGCACATCCTGCCGCACAACATGGTCTACATCCTGATTGGCCACAAAAGCGACCTAAACAAGGACCGGAAGGTGACGCGGGACGAGGCTGAGCAGCTGGCGGCGGAGATGGGGATACGCTATGTGGAGACGTCGGCTAAGTGCAACAGCAACGTGGACCGGGCCTTCCAGCTGCTCAGCAGGGACATCTATGAGCTGATGAAGATGGGGCAGATCACCACGAGGGACGGATGGGATGGGGTGAAGAGTGGCCTCACTGCCAGGGTCCTGTACCCGGGTGATGTGGACATTGAGGTGGAGCCGAGGGAGAAGAGTTGCAACTGCTGAGAGACTGACCCTCgatccctgacctctgacctcatcaATGGTAATGTTCATTacgcaccaaatggaagaaaacgKATTGGAACAGARAGGGACTACCTGgaattgtccaataagaaacgcaaATGTATCTTTTCCGTTGCGAATCGTTCTAGAACGTGTTCCGATGCGTTCCCTAATAAACACGACTCATGTCTCCACTGTTGTTCCCCCTCTCTTATCTCCACAAGTAACTCACATCATCTCACAGTTTAGTCTGTTTCCATGCCATGGTCTAAAGTAAGGCCCTTGTCCTGTAACATCACGTGTGCACGTGTCACCATATGCCTAGTGTAGCTAGCCTGCCTTTCCTCTCTGTATCAATTCCTCCAGAGGTCAGGATGGGGCTGTTTTCTGATGGGATTACGTGATACACATCCTGTAGTACACATCTTGTGTACATCCTACATCCTGTAGTACACAAAAGTCTGATTCTTTAGGCCAAACACCAGTGTAAATCCTTGCAGTGGAATAGCATCATACATGTACATGCTAAACCTACACAGTTTAACATCACCTGGGTAACTTTGGGCCCAGTTAGGTAAGGCAGACAGAGGCTGCATTTACAGAGGCAGCCCAATcctgatattttgcccaattgTTGTTCTTTTGACCATTGAGAAGAGGCCTTTTGACAATAATTGGGCAACATATCAGATTTGGGCTGCTTGTATAAACGCAGCCAGAGACACCTGTGTGACAGCGATCAGGCCTTGGGSTATTCCAGTACGTATTCTATTCCTTCCTGGCAGCATCCTTTTCCTTCCTGGATGCCCTCTGCTGCTGCAGGAGATATTGGATTCTTAAGCAGGCAAGGTCTTGACTGGTGGACAAGGCATTATTGTGGTCTGGCATCACTCCCATTACGTTGTTGTGGGTTGACTCCTGTCTGGCTAAaggggtatgtgtatgtatgtgtgtgcgtgtgtgtgcgtgtgtgtgtttgtgtgcgtgtgtgtgtgtgtttgcatgtgtgtgccgTTGCTCTGCCTGCAGTCCCCTGTCCGGTAtggtcagtggtgtaaaaagtacccaatcatcatacttgagtaaaagtaaaaatatcttaatagaaaatgactcaagtaaaagtgaaagtcaccctgtaaaatattacttgagtaaaagtctaaaagtattttgttttaaatatacttaagtatcgaaagtaaatgtaattgcaaaaatatacttaaatatcaaaagtaaaagtaaaagtattcatAATTTCAAAtggcttatattaagcaaaccaggtggCACACGACAGCacgcagacataatttacaaacaaagaatttatgtttagtgagtttagtgaccagggatgttctcttgataagtgcgtgaattggaccattttcctgtactgctaagcattcacaatgtaaccagtacttttgggtgtcagggaaaatgtagggactaaaaaagtacattattttctttaggaatgtagtaaagtaaaagtagtcaaaaatataaatagtaaagtacagatcccCCCCYaaaaacgacttaagtagtactttaaagtatttttacttcagtactttacattaCACCACTGGGTATGGTTAACTCTGGCGTTAAAAGGTCACTGATAATAGGCAGGGAGAATAAACTGTATTCTATATgtgtcaccaccaccacccctcccctTATAATATGGTCCTGCAGACTGCTAATCTATGTAATTGCACACAAACCAAATCTTGTTCAtgttgcatcatgttgtggacTTCCTACATCAGAGCAAATGAGcaatgttttctatttttttttttttttttacatatctaTCATTTGTAGAACATCGCTGAAGCCACAAACCCTTTTAATGGTAGCCACTCTTTGCATTTGTATATGGcatattaaaaaacaaaaacaaaccttCCAAGGTGGGCCTTCAAGGGGGAAAACCACCCCAAACAACATTACTTTAACTGGAAAGAGGTACTGGCTGATGCCGATTCTTTAAGACTTTAAGACTgctcaaatggattaaatgtgGAGCTTTTGTGACCATAATACTAATTTAAGGGTTTATTGGCTTcttacagggtttcccaaactcggtcctcggaccccaaaaggtgcatattttggtttttaccctaacaatacacagctgattaaaatgatcaaagcttgatgattagttgattatttgaatcagctgtgtagttctagGGTAAAAACCAAAGCGTGCAACCATTGGGGTCgcgaggaccaagtttgggaaactctgTGTTATTACATTGTCTGGTTGAAGACATGACATTTCGGACCCTAATGGCTTCCATGCTCCATCAGAATGGTTCCAATATCAAGACAGCCAGAATCTTGCCATGCCTATAGGCCCTTTCGGTCTGCAGAGAGGCACAGGAAGATAACTCTCTAGTTTCCCTAGACTACTACCTCTATACTGCAAACCTCAGTGCAGATAACAGTTGACCTGAGACTTGGCTGTAGACTGGTGTTACCATGGGTCAGGGTCTAGATAACAGCTCACTTTGCCtggtccctcctcccttccttcccctcaGCTCACCTTGTCCACCTCCACACCCTGCACACACTGTAGATGGCAGGAGAGACATTGTGCATTCAGCAAATGTGACTttctgtgatattgtgttctatgttggttttgtgtcCAGTGGTTATTGGGCAAGGCACAGGAGCATATGGGCAGTATCATGGTCATGCGACTTGACTTGTTGAAAGGAATGTCTAGCTAACTAATCTTTTGGGAGCTGTTCCATACATACTGGTAAACACCTTACAAAGCCTCAGCATACAATTTCTTGACAAAAATGATGTCTTGCCTCTTGCTTTACAATGTCTGATGCAAACGTAGTTTAGTTGTTCCCGTTGTTCCCACACTCAACAATGTTTACCCTGTTTATAGTTATGTCGTGGTCAATTTTTAAGCTCTACTGACCATTCACAGACTGATTAAACCTCTGTTATCACAGGTCATAGCCCCGTTACAACATGTCTCATTTCTTTCAAAGTTAAATCAGTTGGCTAACCAATATGTATGACAATCAGATGTCTGTATTGATCCATGTTCTTGTTACGGTAAGAAAGGACACATCCACAAAGAGAAGGCAGTACCGATGCCTAGGGATGGGAGACATACCCTTTAAATGAACTAAAACAGTCTTGCCTGGGAATGTATAGAAATGGAGAATGATCTTTTTCAGACATGGTTTCAGAGGGATTATAATGTAGAGCGCTGTCTGTTTGGTCATCACAATTCAACTCCTTTTGAAAAGCAGCAAATATTTTCAATCTAAGCCACAAAGGGAGTTAGAGACAAACCATGTTCCTTACAGTATGTACTGCTTCCTTttttcagcttcctgtgtcatTTCTAACAGGGTTTATTTTGTACAGCTGTATTTTTTATGCttataataatgataaaatgTGCTGTGATATAACTGCTTGTCATTGAATGCAACCTATTCCTGAGCACTGACTTTGATAARGATTCTTATTGACTGTATTGTTACATCAGATAGGAAGAAAACAGGAATTAGGAAGCTGTGGTGCTGATGATGCCCGATGATGGTCTATGAACAAGGTGTATCTAGAGAAAGGAGCACCAGCTATATTCAACAGCCTATTCAGGCTAAATTGACATGAAAGAARAGATTGAGCTTGGATCTTGACATGTTGCCAGTAGAACTAGAAAAGTTTAGATTTTAGAGCAGAAAAATTGAAAATAATTTATGCTTTAGAAAGTGTTCTGTTGATTATAAATGGTAAGTGGCCATTTTCAATGTGATTATAGTTATATCATAATAGTGTAATCTGAATACCAATCGACAAAACAATCTAATTAAATCTGTAGTATCCAACCGGTCCTTGATAGTACAACAACATATGACAAATCACTAATACATTTTACTTGCAAATTCTGTTTTTGGGCAGTCCTACAACTGGACATAGCAGCACAGGTGATACTTCTATTTAGCCTTAGACCGAGTCCAATCACAGATCACAGCttgacaaaataaatgttatttattttccattctaaatgttCTGTGCAAGGTACTCTACTGTTAAAGGGTATTCAATCAATAAACAATATTATGTCCATGGTGCCATATTGATTGACCATCTCCGTGCTAGGGTTGTGGCGCCCTCTTTGGGTAACAACAGAACTGCATACCTGACCCACTTATCTGAATCACAGTGCAAATAAAATACTAAACTTCCTGAATCACAGTGCAAATAAAATACTAAACTTCAACTAATAAACATACAACTGTGTATGGTAATAATATTGGTGTGCTTTCATTTTCATAAGCCTCTGTTGAAAATCACTACTCTTAGTTGGCATAACTGATCAATAACTAATCAATAACAGATTAATATCACTTGTGAAAATGAAGCTGTTCACTGATATTGCTTTCACTTGTACCCTCCGCTCCTGTCCAAGCTCACCTGTAGAAACCATATATAGACTTATGGTAGAAACATCTGTGGTCCTTAACGACTCATCTGGAGGGAAGAAATGCAGATACACACACGCTAAATGTGCAAATTCATTGAAATGATTGTGCTTATTTTATATGTGgtgaaaaagaaaataaatgttaaatgaaATGAAAGAAAGACTTGATGGATTTTATATGATCAGATCTTTTTAAAGATCTTTaatgaaagtgacagtgaaggtaCATTTTGTAAGGGAGGCGTCTGAGTGTACACAATTGTTACCAGGAGGAAAATGTGCAAGGATCATGCTTTTACAATTTCagtcaggggagggtttagtattttgtaatcgattaaatgtcatattgctcACTGTTTGAGAATGAGTTGCTTATTATATCTTGATGTGTGCTTGATGCTGCCCCTCATCCCTGATTTTGTGCTGTGCGTgcaatatcaagtgcgcctagtatggtctcaatcaaatgattcaTAGCCTTccgtgcctttagaaagtattcatacccctcgaagtattccacattttgttgtgttacagcctgatttcaaaatggatttcaaaaaatatatctcacccatctatacacaataccccataataacaaactgGAAAcatttttttagaaattttagcaaatttattggatagaaaatacagaaatatctaatttaaataagtattcacacccctgggtcaatactttgtagaagcacctttggcagcaattacggCTGTGAGTATttgtgggtaagtctctaagagctttccacacctgcccattattctttaaaaaaatattcaagctctgtcaaattggtttttgatcattgctagacaaccatattCAGTTATGCCATAGAATTTcaggtagatttaagtcaaaactgtaaattgTCCActcagcaactccagtgtagatttggccatgtgttttaggttattgtcctgccgaaatgtgaattaatctcccagtgtctggtggaaagcagacgaagcaagttttcctctagaattttgcctgtgcttagctccattacgtttctttttatcctgaaaaactccctagtccttaacgattacaagcatacccataacatgatgcagccaccactatgcttgaaaatatggagagtagtactcagtaatgtgttgtattggatttgccccaaacataacactttgtattcaggacaaaaagtgaattgctttgccaatttcTTTGCAGTTGTAAACTATagaaagcaggtgcagaaggtgagtttaatgaTAAGAaagacagataaacaaaacaggAGACCTGTACTGAATGTGACCAAAACCAATACTCCTGATGACtaaggctactgagggctaaataaagggagatTAATCAAGGCGATGATGAGGTCCAGGTGTGCGTATTGATGGTTGCCAGGACCAGTGGTCAGTATACCGGCGACGTCAAGCGCTAGAGTGGGGGAGTGGGAGTAGGCGTGACAGCAGTATTGCTTAAGTGCCTTGtcacaaacaggatgcatgtttcggaatattttttattctgaacaggcttccttcttttcactctatcaattaagttagtattgtggagtaactacaatgttgttgatccatcctcagttttctcctgtcacagccattaaactctgtaacggttttaaagtcaccattgacctcatgatgaaatccctgagtggtctctttcctctctggcaactgagttaggaaggacgtctgtatatttgcagtgactgggtgtgttgagacaccatccaaagtttaattaataacttcactatgctcaaagggatattgtctgggttttttaaatgtttttgtttttacacatctacctatcagtgcccttctttgcgagacattggaaaacctccctggtctttgttgttgaatctgtttgaaattcactgctcgactgagggatcttacagataattgtatgtgtggggtacagagacgaggtagtcattcaaaaatcatgttaaacacaattattgcacacagagtgagtccatgcgacttattatgtgaattgttaagcacatttttactcctgaaggtaattaggcttgccataacaaaggggttgaatacttattgactcaagacatttcaaatgtcctttttaattaatttataaaaattccaaaaacataattttactttgacattattgtgtgtaggccagtgacaaaaaatatatataattttaatccattttaaataaaTTGTGTATATAAACCTAGgctacactgcattacacactgtaATGGATAGGCTATCCCAATCATGAGGcctggcctgctctgctcttgctgatgtaaACCCTTTTGTGGTGCCTAACCAATGGATGTGCTGTGTACGGTGGCACTTCAGTAGgcgagtcaaaggcttcttctgaaaatatgtttttatatgtCAAAAAATGCAATATCTGTGTAAGCGGACTAGgcctactgatgtcctgt
This genomic window from Salvelinus sp. IW2-2015 linkage group LG30, ASM291031v2, whole genome shotgun sequence contains:
- the LOC111954723 gene encoding ras-related protein Rab-39B, with the translated sequence MDILWQYQFRIILLGDSTVGKSSLLKRFTDGIYSDVADPTVGVDFYARSLDIEPGIKIKLQLWDTAGQERFRSITTSYYRNSVGGLLVFDLTNHNTFDHVREWHKEVSEHILPHNMVYILIGHKSDLNKDRKVTRDEAEQLAAEMGIRYVETSAKCNSNVDRAFQLLSRDIYELMKMGQITTRDGWDGVKSGLTARVLYPGDVDIEVEPREKSCNC